A portion of the Melanotaenia boesemani isolate fMelBoe1 chromosome 2, fMelBoe1.pri, whole genome shotgun sequence genome contains these proteins:
- the csdc2b gene encoding cold shock domain-containing protein C2, whose translation MADPSLKSPSRTPLRSPDAPLTLSFPFLREGSRVWEEGKEPPLPRDLPSPLPTKRTRTYSATVRAHSGPVFKGVCKNFSRSQGHGFIQPSHGGEDIFVHISDIEGEYVPVEGDEVTYKVCRVPPKNLKVQAVEVKIIHLNPGTKHETWSGQVISS comes from the exons ATGGCAGATCCCAGTCTCAAGTCACCCTCTAGGACACCGCTGCGCTCCCCTGATGCCCCTCTCACGCTCTCCTTCCCCTTCCTGAGGGAGGGGAGCCGGGTTTGGGAGGAGGGGAAGGAGCCACCACTTCCACGGGATCTGCCCAGCCCACTGCCAACAAAACGCACCCGCACCTACTCAGC AACAGTTCGAGCTCACTCAGGACCAGTTTTTAAGGGCGTATGTAAGAACTTCTCCAGATCACAAGGTCATGGTTTCATCCAACCGTCCCACGGTGGAGAAGACATCTTTGTTCACATCTCAGA caTTGAGGGGGAGTACGTCCCAGTCGAGGGGGACGAGGTTACGTACAAAGTGTGCCGGGTTCCACCCAAGAACCTGAAGGTGCAGGCGGTGGAGGTGAAGATCATACATCTAAACCCTGGGACGAAACATGAGACCTGGTCTGGACAGGTTATCAGCTCATAG